The following coding sequences lie in one Rutidosis leptorrhynchoides isolate AG116_Rl617_1_P2 chromosome 4, CSIRO_AGI_Rlap_v1, whole genome shotgun sequence genomic window:
- the LOC139843975 gene encoding sucrose nonfermenting 4-like protein: MVHTHFVWSHGGNQVLLCGDFTGWTKYHQMVTVEGSSTTFMTICDVPPGLHKFKFLVDGLWRVDELQPISEDEFGINNVVMVQRPEIMPQIFPIDDGVPPMEIDVLDNRNPADGASTSGNVPNVVEVALTDDDIDITRKRLFNHLSSYKAFELMPSSGKVFALDDKITVEEAFLVMHEEGLAIASLWDADNLQISGMLTPSDFILILIELHRNYAMANNNVNHLSTISAWKEGKLQLQRRPLIQVHPDETLNNVVVRILQNHVSGIPILYVLEGSTCPQLLHVACLGGILDHIRRHFENRTAYLPLLQHSIGALQLGTWIREIGSALELKTIPPNYLLSDAYRLLIDEHISSVPIIDDKGSLINVFCRSDVISLAKGNAYARVRLDQTTVSQALQLVDMNAGPRYGVCTRSDSLFTVIILLSDPGTRRVVVVEAGTRYVLAIITLRDIFNLIFRDFS, encoded by the exons ATGGTTCACACTCACTTTGTGTGGTCTCATGGTGGCAATCAAGTGCTCTTATGTGGTGATTTTACTGG GTGGACCAAGTATCATCAGATGGTTACTGTTGAAGGTTCTTCTACAACTTTTATGACAATTTGTGATGTACCACCTGGTTTGCATAAG TTTAAATTTCTGGTTGATGGGCTGTGGAGAGTTGACGAGTTACAACCGATTTCTGAAGATGAGTTTGGTATTAATAATGTTGTTATGGTGCAACGGCCTGAAATTATGCCTCAAATATTTCCTATAGATGATGGTGTACCTCCAATGGAAATTGACGTTTTAGATAACAGAAATCCTGCTGATGGT GCTTCGACGTCGGGAAATGTTCCTAATGTAGTTGAGGTGGCATTAACAGATGATGATATAGACATTACCCGTAAACGCTTGTTTAACCATTTGTCATCTTATAAAGCATTTGAGTTGATGCCCAGTTCAGGAAAG GTATTTGCATTGGATGATAAAATTACCGTAGAGGAGGCATTTCTTGTTATGCATGAAGAG GGACTTGCTATTGCATCCCTTTGGGATGCAGACAATCTACAAATTTCAGGGATGCTAACACCATCTGATTTCATCTTGATCCTAATCGAG CTCCATCGGAACTATGCAATGGCGAATAATAATGTAAATCATTTGTCTACAATATCTGCATGGAAAGAAGGAAAACTTCAACTCCAAAGAAGACCTTTGATCCAA GTTCACCCTGATGAAACCCTTAATAATGTTGTCGTTAGGATCTTGCAAAATCACGTATCTGGAATTCCTATCCTGTATGTTCTAGAAGGTTCAACTTGTCCACAATTGCTTCATGTTGCATGCCTTGGTGGAATTTTAGATC ATATACGCAGGCATTTTGAAAACCGTACCGCGTATTTGCCGCTACTACAACATTCAATTGGTGCTCTTCAATTAGGTACTTGGATTAGAGAAATTGGGAGTGCGCTGGAATTAAAAACAATTCCCCCCAATTATCTACTTAGTGATGCTTATAGACTATTAATAGACG AACATATAAGCTCGGTGCCCATTATTGATGATAAAGGGAGCCTCATTAACGTTTTCTGCAGGAG TGATGTTATATCGTTAGCTAAGGGTAATGCATATGCTCGTGTTCGACTTGATCAAACAACAGTTTCTCAA GCACTACAACTTGTAGATATGAATGCTGGTCCTAGATATGGTGTATGCACACGCTCGGATTCTTTATTTACAGTCATCATTCTTCTTTCAGATCCAG GGACGCGACGAGTTGTAGTTGTTGAAGCCGGTACCCGATATGTGTTGGCTATAATTACATTGAGAGACATATTTAACCTTATTTTTAGAGATTTTTCTTGA
- the LOC139839999 gene encoding calcium-dependent mitochondrial ATP-magnesium/phosphate carrier protein 2-like produces the protein MTSPAVKHSEDLRRPENGCNPVRKPGPVSLDHVLSALGETKEERELRFRSLFNFFDTSNAGYLDSVQIEVGLSALQIPADYKYAKELLRVCDANRDGRVDYQEFRRYMDDKELELYQIFQAIDVEHNGCILPEELYDALVKAGIELDDDELASFVERVDKDNNGIITFEEWRDFLLLYPHEATIENIYQYWERVSLVDIGEQAVIPAGISKHVHASKYLIAGGVAGAASRTATAPLDRLKVVLQVQTTRAAIGPAVKNIWKEGGILSFFRGNGLNVVKVAPESAIKFYTYELLKDFIGGGDKDDIGTSGRLVAGGMAGAVAQTAIYPMDLVKTRLQTYVCDAGKVPSLGKLSKDIWVKEGPRAFYKGIIPSLLGIVPYAGIDLAVYETLKEMSKTYILVDSDPGPLAQLGCGTVSGSLGATCVYPLQVVRTRMQAHRAEGADAYKGMSDVFMRTYKNEGVRGFYKGLFPNLLKVIPAASITYMVYEAMKKTLDLE, from the exons ATGACATCGCCGGCGGTCAAGCATTCCGAAGACCTCCGTCGGCCGGAAAACGGTTGTAATCCGGTGAGAAAACCAGGACCGGTATCATTGGATCACGTTTTGTCAGCATTAGGTGAAACAAAAGAAGAACGTGAATTACGATTTCGAAGTTTATTTAATTTTTTCGATACATCAAACGCAGGCTATTTAGATTCCGTACAGATCGAGGTAGGTTTATCTGCTTTACAAATTCCGGCTGATTATAAATATGCCAAGGAATTACTTAGGGTTTGTGATGCGAATCGAGATGGTAGAGTTGATTATCAGGAATTTAGGAGATATATGGATGATAAAGAGCTTGAGTTGTATCAAATTTTTCAAGCAATTGATGTTGAACATAATGGATGTATCTTACCTGAAGAACTTTATGATGCACTTGTTAAGGCtg GGATAGAACTAGATGATGACGAACTCGCTAGCTTTGTGGAACGTGTTGACAAAGATAACAACGGCATCATAACTTTTGAAGAATGGCGTGATTTTCTTCTTCTTTATCCTCATGAAGCTACAATTGAGAACATCTACCAATATTGGGAACGAGTATCACTCGTAGATATCGGGGAACAAGCTGTAATTCCAGCTGGCATCAGCAAACACGTGCATGCCAGCAAATATCTAATCGCCGGTGGGGTTGCGGGTGCCGCTTCTCGAACCGCCACTGCACCCCTTGACCGCCTTAAGGTGGTATTGCAAGTTCAGACCACTCGTGCTGCGATCGGACCTGCAGTCAAAAACATATGGAAGGAAGGTGGGATTTTATCATTTTTTAGAGGTAACGGGTTGAATGTTGTTAAGGTGGCCCCCGAGAGTGCTATTAAGTTTTACACTTATGAATTGTTGAAGGATTTTATTGGCGGGGGAGATAAGGATGATATAGGAACATCTGGGCGGCTTGTGGCGGGAGGTATGGCGGGTGCAGTTGCACAAACGGCTATTTATCCAATGGATCTAGTGAAAACGCGTTTACAAACATACGTTTGTGATGCTGGAAAGGTTCCTAGTTTGGGGAAACTATCAAAGGATATATGGGTTAAAGAAGGACCTCGGGCTTTTTACAAGGGGATTATACCTTCGCTTCTTGGAATTGTTCCTTATGCAGGAATTGATTTAGCTGTTTATGAGACTTTGAAGGAGATGTCAAAAACGTATATTCTTGTTGACAGTG ACCCTGGACCTCTAGCGCAATTAGGTTGTGGCACAGTTTCAGGGTCCCTTGGAGCCACCTGTGTGTACCCATTGCAAGTTGTCAGGACAAG GATGCAAGCACATCGTGCTGAAGGAGCTGATGCGTACAAAGGGATGTCTGATGTGTTCATGAGAACTTATAAAAACGAAGGGGTACGAGGTTTCTACAAAGGACTTTTCCCAAATCTTTTAAAAGTAATACCAGCTGCCAGCATCACATACATGGTTTATGAAGCAATGAAAAAGACGCTAGATCTTGAATGA